From a region of the Triticum aestivum cultivar Chinese Spring chromosome 7D, IWGSC CS RefSeq v2.1, whole genome shotgun sequence genome:
- the LOC123170189 gene encoding uncharacterized protein: MPDGSDVAIELLEYFVLTVGSDQPRCIQWPTVPEQRFIPAIWFYHCPAVHHRGSLHWAMGLNITVFDTIAETFRQMSRPTQLGDTASLVDMDGALALCRTSSECVTTLDVWVLQDYDAETWGFMYKINLLAMEASTLLDLGIKYVPSMAVINERELLIEQCPSRLLHCDIDGVFLGNVESEEHESHLTLTRHRFQESMISLSLFETQKQEAVNKEPLFAIVL, translated from the coding sequence ATGCCCGATGGGAGCGACGTAGCAATTGAGTTGCTTGAGTATTTCGTCCTCACGGTCGGATCGGATCAGCCAAGATGCATCCAGTGGCCGACAGTTCCAGAACAAAGGTTTATTCCTGCTATTTGGTTCTATCATTGCCCAGCAGTGCACCATCGTGGTAGCCTGCATTGGGCAATGGGTCTCAACATAACGGTATTTGACACCATAGCCGAGACATTCCGGCAGATGAGCCGCCCAACACAGCTGGGCGATACGGCGTCATTGGTGGATATGGATGGCGCCCTAGCTTTGTGCCGCACCTCCTCTGAATGTGTCACTACTTTAGATGTTTGGGTGTTGCAGGACTATGATGCTGAAACCTGGGGCTTCATGTACAAGATTAACTTGTTAGCGATGGAGGCATCAACACTGCTTGATTTGGGGATCAAATATGTTCCTAGCATGGCTGTGATCAACGAGCGTGAGCTGTTGATTGAGCAGTGTCCTAGCCGTCTCTTGCATTGTGACATTGATGGAGTATTTTTAGGAAACGTGGAAAGTGAAGAGCATGAAAGCCACTTGACACTTACTAGGCATCGCttccaggagagcatgatttcactttcaTTGTTTGAGACACAAAAACAAGAAGCTGTGAACAAGGAGCCTCTATTTGCTATTGTGCTATAA